From a single Drosophila gunungcola strain Sukarami chromosome 2L unlocalized genomic scaffold, Dgunungcola_SK_2 000008F, whole genome shotgun sequence genomic region:
- the LOC128253424 gene encoding lysosome-associated membrane glycoprotein 1 isoform X1 translates to MVALTVAAPRHLPTHPLASNTAGTDNLRPENRSNADHAGIFNLSSLPSPLFIRLLSQKLKSLPGAEFKIPDTTLELTSSTSTSTSTTSTTTKKPTTSTSTITPPKTSTTSTESPKTTTTPGPVPTTTHAPQPYPAPSVGTWNASCIMLQMAAQLNFTYEAKDGNFTHGLYNIPSNASVEDVECASQTFQVIHLNWGPDTSKQSFLMYFEKKNDTTVLSSIQIHLNVLTEDFPDAKENQTIQLIHRGDGEFKTPEKMSYHCTRVQKMNLTETLDAKQLIGWISVSHVQVEAFRTSNATGFSDVHDCDSSETSDVVPIAVGIALAALILVVLISYLCARRRSTSRGYMSF, encoded by the exons ATGGTGGCCCTTACAGTTGCAGCCCCCAGACACCTCCCCACCCACCCTCTGGCATCGAATACAGCTGGCACAGACAACCTGCGTCCAGAGAATCGCAGCAATGCAGACCATGCaggcatatttaatttatcatcTTTGCCGTCGCCTCTCTTCATCAGAT TGCTCTctcaaaaacttaaaagtttgCCGGGTGCCGAATTTAAGATTCCAGATACGACTTTGGAACTGACCAGCAGCACATCCACATCAACCTCAACGACTTCGACAACTACAAAGAAGCCAACCACATCCACCTCAACGATCACGCCGCCAAAAACCTCCACAACCTCTACTGAGTCACCAAAGACGACGACCACACCAGGACCAGTGCCTACCACGACCCATGCCCCTCAACCCTATCCGGCTCCCTCTGTGGGCACTTGGAATGCCTCCTGCATTATGCTCCAAATGGCAGCTCAACTTAACTTTACCTATGAGGCTAAGG ATGGAAACTTCACCCACGGCCTGTATAACATCCCCAGCAACGCATCGGTTGAAGACGTGGAGTGTGCAAGTCAGACATTCCAAGTTATTCATCTGAATTGGGGTCCTGATACTTCCAAGCAATCGTTTTTGATGTATTTCGAGAAAAAGAACGACACCACCGTGCTCTCATCCATTCAAATCCATCTGAATGTGCTGACCGAAGACTTTCCCGATGCCAAGG AAAACCAAACGATTCAACTGATTCACAGGGGCGATGGAGAGTTCAAGACGCCCGAAAAGATGTCATACCACTGTACTCGAGTTCAGAAGATGAATTTGACCGAGACCCTGGATGCTAAGCAGTTGATCGGATGGATAAGCGTCAGTCATGTCCAGGTGGAGGCGTTCCGGACCTCAAACGCCACAGGGTTCTCTGACGTACATGATTGTGACAGCTCCGAAACGTCGGACGTGGTGCCCATAGCCGTTGGGATCGCATTAGCCGCGCTGATATTGGTAGTTCTCATATCGTATCTGTGTGCAAGGCGTCGCTCTACATCCCGCGGGTACATGAGCTTCTAA
- the LOC128253424 gene encoding lysosome-associated membrane glycoprotein 1 isoform X2 encodes MFASKLLTCSALLMLSGAVLSQKLKSLPGAEFKIPDTTLELTSSTSTSTSTTSTTTKKPTTSTSTITPPKTSTTSTESPKTTTTPGPVPTTTHAPQPYPAPSVGTWNASCIMLQMAAQLNFTYEAKDGNFTHGLYNIPSNASVEDVECASQTFQVIHLNWGPDTSKQSFLMYFEKKNDTTVLSSIQIHLNVLTEDFPDAKENQTIQLIHRGDGEFKTPEKMSYHCTRVQKMNLTETLDAKQLIGWISVSHVQVEAFRTSNATGFSDVHDCDSSETSDVVPIAVGIALAALILVVLISYLCARRRSTSRGYMSF; translated from the exons ATGTTCGCAAGCAAATTGTTGACCTGCTCAGCATTGCTAATGCTAAGTGGCGCAG TGCTCTctcaaaaacttaaaagtttgCCGGGTGCCGAATTTAAGATTCCAGATACGACTTTGGAACTGACCAGCAGCACATCCACATCAACCTCAACGACTTCGACAACTACAAAGAAGCCAACCACATCCACCTCAACGATCACGCCGCCAAAAACCTCCACAACCTCTACTGAGTCACCAAAGACGACGACCACACCAGGACCAGTGCCTACCACGACCCATGCCCCTCAACCCTATCCGGCTCCCTCTGTGGGCACTTGGAATGCCTCCTGCATTATGCTCCAAATGGCAGCTCAACTTAACTTTACCTATGAGGCTAAGG ATGGAAACTTCACCCACGGCCTGTATAACATCCCCAGCAACGCATCGGTTGAAGACGTGGAGTGTGCAAGTCAGACATTCCAAGTTATTCATCTGAATTGGGGTCCTGATACTTCCAAGCAATCGTTTTTGATGTATTTCGAGAAAAAGAACGACACCACCGTGCTCTCATCCATTCAAATCCATCTGAATGTGCTGACCGAAGACTTTCCCGATGCCAAGG AAAACCAAACGATTCAACTGATTCACAGGGGCGATGGAGAGTTCAAGACGCCCGAAAAGATGTCATACCACTGTACTCGAGTTCAGAAGATGAATTTGACCGAGACCCTGGATGCTAAGCAGTTGATCGGATGGATAAGCGTCAGTCATGTCCAGGTGGAGGCGTTCCGGACCTCAAACGCCACAGGGTTCTCTGACGTACATGATTGTGACAGCTCCGAAACGTCGGACGTGGTGCCCATAGCCGTTGGGATCGCATTAGCCGCGCTGATATTGGTAGTTCTCATATCGTATCTGTGTGCAAGGCGTCGCTCTACATCCCGCGGGTACATGAGCTTCTAA